One Nocardioides aromaticivorans genomic window carries:
- a CDS encoding peptidyl-prolyl cis-trans isomerase, with product MKQRIPIVLAVVAVVAAGLLLWRPWADEAPEGTAFRVGEEVVTVDDLDARNDSLRALYGIQEPLDAKELDGFRRQAAKSMAISIVLDRAVDEEGVEVSDAEVEEAVTAFIKARFAGDRDAFLDSLGNVNTSEEAVRAEVRRQLELRELLAEVAGDVAVGDADVRAAFAERKASLGTPERRVVSNVVVDTLAEAQRVRDQLDRGVGIAALARKVSIDAATRDKGGRLGAVARADLLPEVAEVVFRTGAGKVYGPVQGSQGWNVGIVTRIEPATTATFAAVRTRLRSTLESEAVQSRWSDWLAGRLHDADVRYERDYRPSDPYDVSAWEQSGIEGAEGGGTQ from the coding sequence ATGAAGCAGAGGATCCCGATCGTGCTGGCCGTCGTGGCGGTCGTCGCCGCCGGCCTTCTCCTGTGGCGGCCGTGGGCCGACGAGGCGCCGGAGGGGACGGCGTTCCGGGTCGGCGAGGAGGTCGTCACCGTCGACGACCTCGACGCGCGCAACGACTCGTTGCGGGCGCTCTACGGCATCCAGGAGCCGCTCGACGCGAAGGAGCTCGACGGGTTCCGGCGCCAGGCCGCCAAGTCGATGGCCATCAGCATCGTGCTCGACCGCGCCGTCGACGAGGAGGGCGTGGAGGTGAGCGACGCGGAGGTCGAGGAGGCCGTGACGGCGTTCATCAAGGCGAGGTTCGCCGGCGACCGCGACGCGTTCCTCGACTCGCTCGGCAACGTCAACACCTCCGAGGAGGCCGTCCGTGCGGAGGTACGACGCCAGCTCGAGCTGCGCGAGCTGCTCGCCGAGGTCGCGGGTGACGTCGCCGTGGGCGACGCGGACGTGCGGGCCGCCTTCGCCGAGCGCAAGGCGTCGCTCGGCACCCCCGAGCGCCGCGTCGTCAGCAATGTCGTCGTCGACACGTTGGCCGAGGCGCAGCGGGTCCGCGACCAGCTCGACAGAGGCGTGGGCATCGCCGCTCTGGCGCGCAAGGTCAGCATCGACGCGGCCACCCGCGACAAGGGCGGCCGGCTGGGCGCGGTGGCGCGGGCGGACCTGCTGCCCGAGGTGGCCGAGGTCGTCTTCCGCACCGGTGCCGGCAAGGTCTACGGGCCGGTGCAGGGCAGCCAGGGGTGGAATGTCGGGATCGTGACCCGCATCGAGCCGGCCACGACCGCGACCTTCGCGGCGGTCCGGACCCGGCTGCGCAGCACCCTCGAGTCCGAGGCGGTGCAGTCCCGGTGGAGCGACTGGCTCGCCGGCAGGCTGCACGACGCCGACGTCCGCTACGAGCGGGACTACCGGCCCAGCGACCCCTACGACGTCAGCGCGTGGGAGCAGTCCGGCATCGAGGGCGCCGAGGGTGGGGGCACACAGTGA
- a CDS encoding indolepyruvate ferredoxin oxidoreductase family protein — protein MTEQLFRAPGPAVPATPYDLDDRFRVAAPPTLLTGVQAIARLLVEHRALDRKRGLKTATFVSGYQGSPLGGLDKMLAGMKDILDENDIRFVPGLNEELAATAVWGSQIDLPTDTSRYDGVTGFWYGKGPGVDRATDALRHANMYGVNRRGGAVLLVGDDPASKSSTVPAVSERSLAALGIPVLFPRNATEIVTLGLHAIEMSRASGCVVALKIVADVADGAWVVDGADIDLDPVMPAIDWNGHPYAYTQSPIVLRPAMIVGAEAELVGPRTALVHEYSARNGLCVTEVDAPGARTGLVASGSCFDSLRQALADLGVTDDDLTAAGFRLMRMGMMSPVEPESVRRFAQGLEEIIVVEDKTSFMEMQVRDLLYGTENAPRIIGKKDAAGMPLIPADGELTSGRLLAPLRHVLQDRLTMKPPAPSRKPLPLLSASRSAYFCSGCPHNRSTVIPEGSLGGGGIGCHAMVTISDRPSSAVVGVTQMGGEGAQWIGQAWFTDAPHIFQNVGDGTFFHSAQLAVQACIAAGVNITYKVLYNDVVAMTGAQDAEGALRVPALTHKLHTEGVKKIIVCADEPGRHRQRDLAPGTLLWHRDRLDEAQRMLREIPGVTVLIYDQHCAADARRQRKRGSLPTRTKRVVINEAVCEGCGDCGMKSNCLSVQPVDTEYGRKTRIDQTSCNTDYSCLDGDCPSFVTVETAPESRRWSKRLRSNRHETPARSGKKRTGYPTPPTVAPSPAEEPVTATQNVFMVGIGGTGIVTVNQVLATAALRAGYGVESLDQTGLSQKAGPVVGHLRFAAGDLEPANRLTPGSADCFLGFDLLTLAEDRNLQYGSAATTRTVVSTSRTPTGAMVEDPTVQHPDEAGLLDRVRTVSADLFDFDALEAADRIFGNTVAANFLLVGAAYQTGALRLPAAAIEEAIAINGTAVAANVAAFRWGRVAVTDPAAFRAANERPVRVRERHVLASVAAAGLEGEVLRLVEQRAADLVDYQDEKLADSYVALVAEVARAEREAGTGSRFTEAVARNLFKLTAYKDEYEVARLLTDPAFLAETGGAFPGGTISFQLHPPMLRAMGRDKKIAFGPKSHGSLRALARMKKLRGTAADPFGRAHVRKVERELRDHYRALVADLARGLAADDTAGYDRAVRIAALPDVVRGYEEVKLRNVEKYVAELADLGVTPPAV, from the coding sequence GTGACCGAGCAGCTGTTTCGCGCCCCGGGGCCGGCCGTGCCGGCGACGCCGTACGACCTCGACGACCGGTTCCGCGTCGCGGCCCCGCCGACGCTGCTGACGGGCGTCCAGGCGATCGCCCGGCTGCTCGTCGAGCACCGCGCGCTCGACCGCAAGCGCGGCCTGAAGACGGCCACCTTCGTGTCCGGCTACCAGGGCAGCCCGCTCGGCGGCCTGGACAAGATGCTCGCCGGGATGAAGGACATCCTCGACGAGAACGACATCCGCTTCGTGCCCGGCCTCAACGAGGAGCTCGCCGCCACGGCCGTGTGGGGCAGCCAGATCGACCTGCCGACCGACACGTCGCGCTACGACGGCGTGACCGGCTTCTGGTACGGCAAGGGCCCCGGTGTCGACCGGGCGACCGACGCCCTGCGCCACGCCAACATGTACGGCGTCAACCGCCGCGGCGGCGCCGTGCTGCTGGTCGGCGACGACCCGGCGTCCAAGTCCTCGACCGTGCCCGCGGTGAGCGAGCGCTCGCTCGCGGCCCTCGGCATCCCGGTGCTCTTCCCGCGCAACGCCACCGAGATCGTCACCCTCGGCCTGCACGCCATCGAGATGTCCCGCGCGTCGGGCTGCGTGGTGGCGCTCAAGATCGTCGCCGACGTCGCCGACGGCGCGTGGGTCGTTGACGGCGCCGACATCGACCTCGACCCGGTCATGCCGGCCATCGACTGGAACGGCCACCCCTACGCCTACACGCAGAGCCCGATCGTGCTGCGCCCGGCGATGATCGTCGGCGCCGAGGCCGAGCTCGTCGGCCCGCGGACCGCGCTCGTGCACGAGTACTCCGCCCGCAACGGCCTCTGCGTGACCGAGGTCGACGCGCCGGGTGCCCGGACCGGCCTGGTCGCTTCCGGCAGCTGCTTCGACTCGCTGCGCCAGGCGCTCGCCGACCTCGGCGTCACCGACGACGACCTGACCGCCGCCGGCTTCCGGCTGATGCGGATGGGCATGATGTCGCCGGTCGAGCCCGAGTCCGTACGCCGGTTCGCACAGGGCCTCGAGGAGATCATCGTCGTCGAGGACAAGACCTCCTTCATGGAGATGCAGGTCCGCGACCTGCTCTACGGCACGGAGAACGCGCCGCGGATCATCGGCAAGAAGGACGCCGCCGGGATGCCGCTGATCCCGGCCGACGGCGAGCTCACCTCCGGACGACTGCTCGCTCCCCTGCGCCACGTCCTGCAGGACCGGCTCACCATGAAGCCGCCGGCGCCGAGCCGCAAGCCGCTGCCGCTGCTGTCGGCCAGCCGGTCGGCGTACTTCTGCTCGGGCTGCCCGCACAACCGCTCCACCGTCATCCCGGAGGGCTCGCTCGGCGGCGGCGGCATCGGCTGCCACGCCATGGTGACCATCTCCGACCGTCCGTCCAGCGCGGTCGTCGGCGTCACCCAGATGGGTGGCGAGGGCGCGCAGTGGATCGGGCAGGCCTGGTTCACCGACGCCCCGCACATCTTCCAGAACGTCGGCGACGGCACCTTCTTCCACTCCGCCCAGCTGGCCGTCCAGGCCTGCATCGCGGCGGGCGTCAACATCACCTACAAGGTGCTCTACAACGACGTCGTCGCGATGACCGGTGCGCAGGACGCCGAGGGCGCGCTGCGAGTGCCGGCCCTCACCCACAAGCTGCACACCGAGGGCGTCAAGAAGATCATCGTCTGCGCCGACGAGCCCGGCCGCCACCGCCAGCGCGACCTCGCGCCGGGCACGCTGCTGTGGCACCGCGACCGGCTCGACGAGGCGCAGCGGATGCTGCGCGAGATCCCCGGCGTGACCGTCCTGATCTACGACCAGCACTGCGCCGCCGACGCCCGCCGCCAGCGCAAGCGGGGCTCGCTGCCCACCCGCACCAAGCGGGTCGTCATCAACGAGGCGGTCTGCGAGGGCTGCGGCGACTGCGGCATGAAGAGCAACTGCCTCTCCGTGCAGCCCGTCGACACCGAGTACGGCCGCAAGACCCGCATCGACCAGACGTCGTGCAACACCGACTACAGCTGCCTCGACGGCGACTGCCCGTCCTTCGTGACCGTCGAGACCGCGCCCGAATCCCGCCGGTGGTCGAAGAGGTTGCGCAGCAACCGTCACGAGACCCCGGCAAGGTCCGGGAAGAAGCGCACGGGCTACCCGACCCCGCCGACCGTCGCCCCGAGCCCCGCCGAGGAGCCGGTGACCGCGACCCAGAACGTCTTCATGGTCGGCATCGGCGGCACCGGCATCGTGACCGTCAACCAGGTGCTCGCCACGGCCGCCCTGCGCGCCGGGTACGGCGTCGAGTCGCTCGACCAGACGGGCCTGAGCCAGAAGGCGGGGCCGGTCGTCGGCCACCTCCGCTTCGCCGCGGGCGACCTCGAGCCGGCCAACCGGCTGACGCCCGGCTCCGCGGACTGCTTCCTCGGCTTCGACCTGCTCACCCTCGCCGAGGACCGCAACCTGCAGTACGGCAGCGCCGCGACGACCCGCACCGTCGTCTCCACCAGCCGCACCCCCACGGGCGCGATGGTCGAGGACCCGACCGTGCAGCACCCCGACGAGGCCGGCCTGCTCGACCGGGTCCGCACGGTCAGCGCCGACCTGTTCGACTTCGACGCCCTCGAGGCGGCGGACCGGATCTTCGGCAACACCGTGGCCGCGAACTTCCTGCTCGTGGGGGCGGCGTACCAGACCGGCGCGCTGCGCCTGCCGGCCGCCGCGATCGAGGAGGCCATCGCCATCAACGGCACCGCGGTGGCGGCCAATGTCGCCGCGTTCCGCTGGGGCCGCGTCGCCGTGACCGACCCCGCCGCGTTCCGGGCCGCCAACGAGCGTCCGGTCCGGGTGCGCGAGCGCCACGTCCTGGCGTCCGTCGCGGCCGCCGGCCTGGAGGGCGAGGTGCTCCGCCTCGTCGAGCAGCGGGCCGCCGACCTGGTCGACTACCAGGACGAGAAGCTCGCCGACTCCTATGTCGCGCTCGTCGCCGAGGTCGCCCGCGCCGAGCGGGAGGCCGGCACCGGCTCCCGGTTCACCGAGGCCGTCGCCCGCAACCTGTTCAAGCTGACCGCCTACAAGGACGAGTACGAGGTGGCGCGCCTGCTGACCGACCCGGCGTTCCTCGCGGAGACCGGCGGCGCCTTCCCCGGCGGCACGATCTCCTTCCAGCTCCACCCGCCGATGCTCCGCGCGATGGGCCGCGACAAGAAGATCGCCTTCGGCCCGAAGTCGCACGGCTCGCTGCGCGCGCTGGCGCGGATGAAGAAGCTGCGCGGCACGGCGGCCGACCCGTTCGGGCGCGCCCACGTGCGCAAGGTGGAGCGCGAGCTGCGCGACCACTACCGCGCGCTGGTGGCCGACCTGGCCCGCGGCCTCGCCGCCGACGACACGGCCGGCTACGACCGTGCCGTGCGGATCGCGGCCCTGCCGGACGTCGTGCGTGGCTACGAGGAGGTCAAGCTCCGCAACGTCGAGAAGTACGTCGCCGAGCTGGCCGACCTCGGCGTCACTCCCCCGGCGGTCTGA
- a CDS encoding Lrp/AsnC family transcriptional regulator — MSEPAILDATDHAILDLLRENARRPLREVADAVGLTVAPVQRRIARLEKLGVIERYTVQINHGRIAAGIEAVTELNFSNDLDLAQIMEFVAGVPEVEEVLTLAGDPDALVRIRVNGVEDLRRVVSQLRSGGRISSTKTLVVLEQWTRSG; from the coding sequence GTGAGCGAACCGGCCATCCTCGACGCCACCGACCACGCCATCCTCGACCTGCTGCGCGAGAACGCGCGCCGCCCGCTGCGCGAGGTCGCGGACGCCGTCGGCCTCACCGTCGCACCTGTCCAGCGCCGGATCGCGCGCCTGGAGAAGCTCGGCGTGATCGAGCGCTACACGGTGCAGATCAACCACGGCCGGATCGCCGCCGGGATCGAGGCCGTCACCGAGCTGAACTTCTCCAACGACCTCGACCTCGCGCAGATCATGGAGTTCGTCGCGGGCGTGCCCGAGGTCGAGGAGGTGCTCACCCTCGCCGGCGACCCGGACGCCCTGGTCCGGATCCGGGTCAACGGGGTCGAGGACCTGCGCCGCGTCGTCAGCCAGCTGCGCTCGGGCGGACGGATCTCCAGCACGAAGACGCTCGTCGTGCTGGAGCAGTGGACCCGCTCGGGCTGA
- a CDS encoding N(5)-(carboxyethyl)ornithine synthase has protein sequence MTLLGLGVIGSSAKENERRLPIHPDHLPALDADLRQRITLEHGYGAGFGVDDAALAAHVAGFASREQILAESDVVLLPKPQLADVTAMGRGKVLWGWPHCVQDTDLTQAAIDRGLTLIAFEAMNHWTKDGAVGLHVFHKNNELAGYCSVLHALQLAGLTGDYGRRLSAVVIGFGATARGAVTALNAHGVHEVAVLTNRAVAAVGSPIHSARIRQFEHEPDGDQPSSVITERGREPLPSYLAENDIVVNCTLQDTANPLVYLTEEDVAAFRPGSLLVDVSCDLGMGFSFARPTSFEEPTFVVGDKVLYYGVDHTPSYLWNSATWENSNALVPFLRRVLEGGPAWDADETLSRAIEIRDGRVVNPAVLAFQGRAAEPPHRRMTPAGLRWPISQR, from the coding sequence GTGACCCTGCTGGGCCTGGGCGTCATCGGGTCCTCGGCCAAGGAGAACGAGCGCCGGCTGCCGATCCACCCCGACCACCTGCCGGCCCTCGACGCCGACCTCCGGCAGCGGATCACGCTCGAGCACGGCTACGGCGCCGGCTTCGGTGTCGACGACGCGGCCCTCGCCGCCCACGTCGCCGGCTTCGCCTCGCGCGAGCAGATCCTCGCCGAGTCCGACGTGGTGCTGCTGCCCAAGCCCCAGCTCGCCGACGTGACCGCCATGGGGCGCGGGAAGGTGCTGTGGGGCTGGCCGCACTGCGTCCAGGACACGGACCTCACCCAGGCCGCGATCGACCGCGGGCTGACCCTCATCGCGTTCGAGGCGATGAACCACTGGACGAAGGACGGTGCGGTCGGGCTGCACGTCTTCCACAAGAACAACGAGCTGGCGGGCTACTGCTCGGTGCTGCACGCGCTCCAGCTCGCCGGGCTGACCGGCGACTACGGCCGCCGGCTGAGCGCCGTCGTCATCGGCTTCGGTGCCACGGCCCGGGGCGCGGTGACCGCCCTCAACGCCCACGGCGTGCACGAGGTCGCGGTGCTCACCAACCGCGCCGTCGCCGCGGTGGGCTCGCCGATCCACTCGGCGCGCATCCGACAGTTCGAGCACGAGCCGGACGGTGACCAGCCGAGCAGCGTGATCACCGAGCGGGGGCGCGAGCCGCTGCCGTCGTACCTCGCCGAGAACGACATCGTCGTCAACTGCACGCTCCAGGACACCGCCAACCCGCTCGTCTACCTGACCGAGGAGGACGTCGCCGCCTTCCGGCCCGGCAGCCTCCTGGTCGACGTCTCGTGCGACCTGGGCATGGGCTTCTCGTTCGCCCGCCCCACCAGCTTCGAGGAGCCGACCTTCGTCGTCGGCGACAAGGTCCTCTACTACGGCGTCGACCACACGCCGTCGTACCTGTGGAACTCGGCGACGTGGGAGAACAGCAACGCCCTCGTGCCGTTCCTGCGCCGCGTGCTCGAGGGCGGCCCCGCCTGGGACGCCGACGAGACGCTGAGCCGGGCCATCGAGATCCGCGACGGTCGGGTGGTCAATCCCGCGGTCCTGGCCTTCCAGGGGCGCGCGGCCGAGCCGCCCCACCGGCGGATGACGCCCGCGGGCCTGCGGTGGCCGATCTCGCAGCGCTGA
- a CDS encoding HNH endonuclease signature motif containing protein, with product MATRDRHHQLADMSADAVLSFAEQRHAARLDAERDILEAAYQWAVLHSPDALPPADKRGRERAKPAGAVGTPRITEYAAATFGARIQTSPYGAKRLIADAVDLVHRLPKLWAGVQAGKVRSTHARHVADATRELSAEEAGWVDGEVVEIADGRLAWTRFEAIVEGKVAAASPELARAKEEAAAKDNYVRVSRINKHGKATLTFHADAALILGSNAGVTAVAKALEDQMPDATKNERRVAALALLTNPQAHVDLTVGPVKPKVEIVLHCTPDSAIARMEGHGPLTVEYVRHLVEHYASGVKVQPVINLNQGASVDAYEIPAKLREAVHLIHPGDTFPFAANLSRKVDLDHQIPYAEGGPTSTDNLGPMTRTHHRIKTHAGWQVRQPFPGIVIWRDPHGAHYLVDQTGTRRVTGTTADQTPTRAEIALMQLTVDWAA from the coding sequence ATGGCCACTCGCGACCGACACCACCAGCTCGCGGACATGTCCGCCGATGCGGTGCTGTCCTTCGCCGAGCAGCGGCATGCGGCCCGGCTCGATGCCGAGCGCGACATCCTGGAAGCGGCCTACCAGTGGGCCGTCCTGCACTCACCGGACGCGCTTCCTCCTGCTGACAAGCGTGGTCGGGAGCGCGCGAAGCCCGCGGGTGCGGTGGGTACGCCGCGGATCACGGAGTACGCCGCGGCGACCTTCGGCGCCCGCATCCAGACGTCACCGTACGGCGCGAAGAGGCTCATTGCGGACGCGGTCGACCTCGTCCACCGCCTCCCCAAGCTCTGGGCCGGCGTCCAAGCCGGGAAAGTGCGGTCCACGCATGCGCGTCATGTCGCCGACGCGACACGTGAACTGTCGGCCGAGGAGGCCGGGTGGGTGGACGGGGAGGTCGTCGAGATCGCCGACGGCCGGCTCGCCTGGACCCGGTTCGAAGCCATCGTGGAGGGCAAGGTCGCCGCCGCCTCCCCCGAGCTCGCCCGAGCCAAGGAAGAAGCCGCCGCCAAGGACAACTACGTCCGGGTCTCACGGATCAACAAGCACGGCAAGGCCACCCTCACCTTTCACGCCGACGCGGCCCTCATCCTCGGCTCCAACGCCGGCGTCACAGCCGTGGCCAAGGCACTTGAGGACCAGATGCCCGACGCCACCAAGAACGAACGCCGGGTCGCCGCCCTTGCCCTCCTGACCAACCCTCAGGCCCACGTCGACCTCACGGTGGGTCCGGTGAAGCCCAAGGTCGAGATCGTCCTGCACTGCACCCCCGACTCCGCCATCGCCCGGATGGAAGGCCACGGACCGCTCACCGTTGAGTACGTCCGTCACCTCGTCGAGCACTACGCGAGCGGCGTAAAGGTCCAGCCGGTCATCAACCTCAACCAGGGCGCATCAGTCGACGCCTACGAGATCCCGGCCAAGCTCCGTGAGGCCGTGCACCTGATCCACCCCGGCGACACGTTCCCGTTCGCAGCGAACCTGTCCCGCAAGGTCGATCTGGACCACCAGATCCCCTACGCCGAGGGCGGACCGACCTCCACCGACAACCTCGGCCCAATGACCCGCACTCACCACCGGATCAAGACCCACGCCGGCTGGCAAGTCCGACAACCCTTCCCCGGGATCGTCATCTGGCGAGACCCACACGGGGCCCACTACCTGGTCGACCAGACCGGCACACGACGAGTCACCGGCACCACGGCTGACCAGACACCCACGCGCGCCGAGATCGCGCTGATGCAGCTCACCGTCGACTGGGCCGCTTGA
- a CDS encoding DUF4288 domain-containing protein, protein MADVDGTGDWYAVRCIFVSRENHSPGSRRLEPGEAAYEERITLWQAASAEAAIALAEAEAEEYADVVECEYTGLAQSYLCEDAPAQGVEVFSLIRRSRLEPDDYLDRHFDTGGEFQRQVTSDQASG, encoded by the coding sequence ATGGCTGACGTCGATGGCACCGGGGACTGGTACGCCGTGAGGTGCATCTTCGTCAGCCGCGAGAACCACTCACCGGGCTCGCGTCGGCTCGAACCCGGCGAGGCCGCCTACGAGGAGCGGATCACCCTGTGGCAAGCCGCGAGCGCGGAGGCCGCGATCGCGCTCGCAGAGGCCGAGGCCGAGGAGTACGCCGACGTCGTCGAGTGCGAGTACACCGGACTCGCACAGAGCTACCTCTGCGAGGACGCGCCCGCGCAGGGGGTCGAGGTCTTCTCGCTGATCCGGCGCAGTCGACTCGAGCCGGACGACTACCTCGACCGACACTTCGACACCGGAGGCGAGTTCCAACGACAGGTGACGTCGGACCAGGCCAGCGGATAA
- a CDS encoding four-helix bundle copper-binding protein, with protein sequence MTQTITAMIQTHPTEIRYDRQLLEDCIAACVECAQACTSCAEACLSETEIDPLRRCIRANLDCADLCTTTARVLARHAGYDAAALAGLVLAACAEACRSCGDECSSHADMHRHCEVCAGACRRCAEACERLLATL encoded by the coding sequence ATGACCCAGACGATCACCGCGATGATCCAGACGCACCCCACCGAGATCCGCTACGACCGGCAGCTGCTCGAGGACTGCATCGCCGCGTGCGTCGAGTGCGCCCAGGCCTGCACCTCCTGTGCCGAGGCGTGCCTGAGCGAGACGGAGATCGATCCGCTGCGTCGCTGCATCCGGGCGAACCTCGATTGCGCCGACCTCTGCACTACGACGGCGCGCGTCCTCGCCCGCCATGCCGGGTACGACGCCGCCGCGCTCGCCGGCCTCGTGCTCGCGGCGTGCGCGGAGGCGTGTCGCAGCTGCGGTGACGAGTGCAGCTCCCATGCCGACATGCACCGCCACTGCGAGGTCTGCGCGGGTGCCTGCCGGCGGTGCGCTGAGGCCTGCGAGCGCCTGCTCGCCACGTTGTGA
- a CDS encoding thioredoxin domain-containing protein yields MPNRLASATSPYLLQHADNPVDWWEWGPEAFAEAKRRNVPILLSVGYAACHWCHVMAHESFEDQATADYLNEHYVSIKVDREERPDVDAVYMQATTAMTGQGGWPMTVVMDHEGRPFFAGTYLPDQPRHGSPSFTQVLQALSNAWVDRGDDVRTTAGNVAEHLRREAALPSYTLTAERIDAAVGTLGAEFDPMAGGFGGSPKFPPSMALEFLRRYDGPADLTTKARHMLARTTAAMAGSGMYDQVGGGFARYAVDRGWVVPHFEKMLYDNAQLVGLYARLGTEQGDRVAAETADFMIRELRTAEGGFASALDADSVGEAGGHAEEGLFYVWTPTQLVAVLGPDDGAWAAEIFGVTAAGSFEHGTSTLQLRHFPADAEERRRLDDVRRRLLAAREERPRPARDDKVVAAWNGLAISGLVDAARRLGRPDYLQAALEAARLLVDVHLRDGRLLRVSRDGVAGAHAGVLEDYGCVASGFLALAQATADPRWLDLATSLVDTALEGFAAPDGGFFDTHADAEALVTRPRDPGDNASPSGFSSLVHALVEAHALTGEGRYRDAAEGALATVAVLAEKAPRFAGWSLAAATTMLDGPLEVAVVGPAGAARDALEARALEIPGAVVVVADGPVDGIPLLIGRTPVEGHPAAYVCRGFVCERPVTSPADIG; encoded by the coding sequence GTGCCCAACCGCCTGGCGTCCGCGACGTCGCCCTATCTCCTCCAGCACGCCGACAACCCGGTCGACTGGTGGGAGTGGGGTCCCGAGGCCTTCGCCGAGGCGAAGCGCCGCAATGTCCCGATCCTGCTGTCCGTCGGGTACGCCGCCTGCCACTGGTGCCACGTGATGGCGCACGAGTCCTTCGAGGACCAGGCGACGGCCGACTACCTCAACGAGCACTACGTGAGCATCAAGGTCGACCGCGAGGAGCGGCCCGACGTCGACGCGGTCTACATGCAGGCGACGACGGCGATGACCGGGCAGGGCGGGTGGCCGATGACGGTGGTCATGGACCACGAGGGCAGGCCCTTCTTCGCCGGCACCTACCTGCCCGACCAGCCGCGCCACGGGTCGCCGTCGTTCACCCAGGTGCTGCAGGCGCTCAGCAACGCGTGGGTCGACCGCGGCGACGACGTGCGGACGACGGCCGGCAACGTGGCCGAGCACCTGCGGCGCGAGGCCGCGCTGCCGTCGTACACGCTGACGGCGGAGCGGATCGACGCCGCCGTCGGCACGCTCGGGGCGGAGTTCGACCCGATGGCCGGTGGCTTCGGGGGATCGCCGAAGTTCCCGCCGTCGATGGCGCTGGAGTTCCTGCGCCGGTACGACGGCCCGGCGGACCTCACGACCAAGGCGCGGCACATGCTGGCGCGCACCACCGCCGCGATGGCCGGGAGCGGGATGTACGACCAGGTGGGCGGCGGGTTCGCGCGCTACGCGGTCGACCGCGGCTGGGTGGTGCCGCACTTCGAGAAGATGCTCTACGACAACGCCCAGCTGGTCGGGCTCTACGCGCGGCTCGGGACCGAGCAGGGTGACCGCGTGGCCGCCGAGACGGCCGACTTCATGATCCGCGAGCTGCGCACCGCCGAGGGCGGCTTCGCCTCGGCGCTCGACGCCGACAGCGTGGGGGAGGCCGGTGGGCACGCGGAGGAGGGGCTGTTCTACGTCTGGACGCCCACCCAGCTGGTCGCGGTGCTGGGGCCGGACGACGGCGCCTGGGCCGCCGAGATCTTCGGCGTGACCGCGGCGGGCTCCTTCGAGCACGGCACGTCGACCCTCCAGCTGCGCCACTTCCCGGCCGACGCCGAGGAGCGGCGCCGCCTCGATGACGTACGACGCCGCCTGCTCGCCGCCCGCGAGGAGCGCCCGCGTCCCGCGCGGGACGACAAGGTCGTCGCCGCCTGGAACGGCCTGGCGATCAGCGGGCTGGTCGACGCGGCCCGGCGCCTGGGGCGCCCCGACTACCTCCAGGCCGCGCTCGAGGCGGCCCGCCTCCTCGTCGACGTCCACCTGCGCGACGGGCGCCTGCTGCGGGTCTCCCGCGACGGTGTGGCCGGTGCCCACGCGGGCGTGCTGGAGGACTACGGCTGCGTCGCGTCGGGCTTCCTCGCGCTGGCGCAGGCCACCGCGGACCCGCGTTGGCTGGACCTCGCCACGAGCCTCGTCGACACCGCCCTCGAGGGCTTCGCCGCTCCGGACGGCGGGTTCTTCGACACCCACGCGGACGCGGAGGCGCTGGTGACCCGGCCGCGGGACCCCGGCGACAACGCGAGCCCGAGCGGGTTCAGCAGCCTGGTCCACGCGCTCGTCGAGGCGCACGCACTGACCGGCGAGGGGCGCTATCGCGACGCCGCGGAGGGGGCGCTGGCGACCGTCGCCGTCCTCGCCGAGAAGGCGCCGCGCTTCGCGGGCTGGTCGCTGGCCGCGGCCACGACGATGCTCGACGGGCCGCTCGAGGTCGCCGTCGTCGGGCCGGCCGGGGCGGCGCGGGACGCCCTCGAGGCGCGGGCGCTGGAGATCCCCGGTGCCGTCGTCGTGGTCGCCGACGGTCCCGTCGACGGGATCCCGCTGCTGATCGGCCGTACCCCGGTCGAGGGCCACCCCGCGGCGTACGTCTGCCGCGGCTTCGTGTGCGAGCGGCCGGTGACGAGCCCGGCCGACATCGGATGA